TAATGAATTGTGTTTCAACTAATAAATATAGTTATGACATATTTGCCCATTCAATTGCCATTGATATGACACTTGATTTAAATGATgtgtaaaaaaaacaatagaAGAATGTTGTTGTAAAAACGATTGGCCAATACTAAAAGATATAATTCAAACAGAACTAAAGTCActtaaaaaaatggaaaatctTTGGACAAATTAGCTAAACACCAAATGGTGTGAAATCAATCAACTATAAATGAGTATTTGTATGAATAAGGAATGAGAATAATAATGTTGTTAGAtataaagcaagactcgtggcaCAAGACAACATATTCTCTAGTAGTTGACGCAACTACACTAACATTTCTGTTAAGTTTAACTATCTCCAATATGTTACAAATGCGACTTATGGATGTCAAGACTACACATTTATACGTTAAACTTGATACATACATCTTTATAAAAGTCcctaaaggaaaaaaattaccAGAATATCACAAACTACGAGAAATATTCTCTATAAAGCTTAAAAGGTCACTTTATGGGTTAAAATAATCTGAAATAATGGATAATCCAATTAGTCAATATCTCATTAAAGGAGGATGTCAAATCATTCCTTCTGTATTTATTAAACAAATTCTATCAAGATTTTTATAATTGCAATTTAtattaatgatttaaataatcattgaaattCCAAATGAGCTTGAGtgtaaaatatttgataaacaAATATGAAATGAGAgagcttgaaaaaaaaaattttattttagattacaGATAGAATACTTAAATAGCGGAATCTTTGTCTACAAGTCTAACTATACTGAAAAGGTCTTGAtacaattttatatggacaaaGCTCATCCACTAAGCTCTccaatgatgatgtcattaaATGTGAAAGATGCTCTGTTTTAACCTTGTGAAGAGAATGAAGAAGTTCTTGGCCCTAGAGTGTCATTCTTAAGTACAATTAGTGGTTTGATGTATTTAGTAATCTAACCATTAACACAAGACTCAGTATCACTTTCTCTGTAAATCTATTAGCAAGATATAATAACCCACCAACAAAGATATATTGGAATGGGATAAAACATTTTTTATGTTACCTTCAAGGAACCATAAAACTTGAATTGTATCATTAATCAAAGAAAGATACCACTCTTATGGGATATGTAGATGCTGGATACTTATCCAATTCACAAAAGACCAAATCACAAATGGAAACCTATTCACATATGGAGGTAAATGCAATATTTTTGAAATCCATAAAACAAACCTTGATTACTACATCATTAAATAATGCATAATTGATTATCCTTTACAAAGTGAGTAGAGAATGTGTATCAGTCATTGGTCATATTCAAGAAGGATGTGGAATGAGTGCAATTACTAACTCTGTAACTATAATTTATGAAGACAACACTTCTTAAATTGCACAAGTTAGTTAAGGTTTCATAAAAGGAGATAGAACTAAATATTTACTCCAAAACTTGTCTTCACACATGACCttcataaagaatgaaatatCTTATGTTCAACAAATTCAATCAAGCTAAAATCTTGTAGACATATTCATAATATCGATATTATACACATCAAGGATGATTTTACCTTGCTCTTGTTTATGGGTTATTTTGTAGTTATTTCAGGTGTTACGTAGGCAAAAAGGTTAACTTTCATGTGTTTAAGGCATTGGCacgcataaaaaaaatcaagaaccaaATATTAGtctttcttcttccttcacAAAAATATCGCAAAATTTAGAGACGATTATATGAATATCGAATTCTTCCATGAAAGCATCCATGGTGTTTCTActgataatataaaaaaaatgttaatgatgtttattaataatatgaaacttttatttttaaagattaATGCAATAATTACATGAGTGGTTTTCAAGAGGagagattaatgatcattgaaatatGAAAAGTGTCTTGATAAAGGAGCTCTGCTAGTTACTGAGTTATAATgctctttaaaattttttttattacattattaATGAAATCAGCATTAAGGATTTGGGCTTAAGGACCGTCTCTCATAGAGACAGTTTCTCAAGAATAGTAACGGtgaaaaatgtaaataatataaataagttgGGTACTAATACCACATGAGAGCGACGGAGGGTGTACTTCTACCAGTCTACCAATCTTCCCTTTCCTCTCCCTTTTACTTGCTATCTTGCATTATTGTCGCAATTCCAGATTTTTCAATTCCATTACAGATCAATTGTCTTACTCTTTTCATTAGCTGACCTAACCACGTGGGTTCCTCATCCAGTTTTGTTTATTCTAATAAAACTCTTTCAAGAAGTAAATTTAGATCTTCATTACCATTGATTATATTCAGTCACTTTCAGATCCAACCTTAACCCACCACTAATTTGTTCCTTAATTCATCTTTTGATCCTACGGTTTTGACCCTCTTGCTCAAAACCCTATTAAACCTTCATTCTTTGAGGTTTAATTGGGCAAAAACCCTAATAGTTCTGGGTTTTAAGTTGCAAGATTTAGTATTTAAAGATGAAGGATAAGAAAAATGCAAAATTGAACAATCAGCATCAGAATGGTCATTCCGCTTCTTTTAAATTGGGTAAACTGTTTGATCCTGATGTTACTTGGGAAAAGGTAAACTTCTCTTCTCTACCTTTCTTTTTAACCTTGGTTTGCAAGTTATGTCATAAATTTGGTAGAATCAAGTAGTTATTTATGTTGGATATCAATAATTGAGGCTTAGATGGGGCGATTTCTGTATTGCTTGTGGCTATGTTACTTGGATTAGGAAACCCTTATTATGTACTCCCTTCTCTTATTTTTATGTTGGTTTTTACAAATATTTGATCTAAGCTTAAAACTTTGACAATTAATATAGAGAATACTATGAATTATGCTATAAAAGCATTGCCGGGGGTGTTTGTTTAGAGAGACATAAAAGATGAGACTTGGGTTTAAAACTTTTTCGATCCCAAGTCTCTTCTATGTTTGGGGGGATAAGGAGGTGAGGTGAGAGTGcgaaaattttgatgaaaagTCCCAAGTTAACAAACAAACACCCGCCTTATGAAGCTAACTTGATTGATGAGCTAATTGAAGTTTCTATTCTTTCTTAATTGGggaattattgattttttgctCAACAATAAATGGAACTGTTGCTGAGTGACTCTTTGACCGCGCTCTTGggtatgggtatgagttgccgccttccTCCCCTCCCcaaaccttgttcatacttttctatgagtgggatacaccgggtatgatgatgatgaataaatGGAACCGTTGGAGCTTAAAACCAAAATATTCTTTGATCTCTTGAAGTTTATTATGAAAATCAGTCTTAACTGGTTTTTTTGTTGTCGCTTCGGACCTTcatttaattgaataaattgGAACTAATGGTTTTTTAACTAGATTGAGTGAAATGATCTGAATGTAGTGCCTCATGTTTTGAAAATTTCATGGGTTATCCATGGTTTCAAGTGACAAATGGTATTGAATACTTAAATGAAGCCATTGTTACATTTTCAAACTCTTTCAGATTATCAATAAGAAATTGGTTGGAGGTGATTCCTTTTCCCAAGTGTTGATGATTGAGTTTTAAATGTTTACCAGGATCAACTAAGTGATGTTCTGCATTGGACTCGACAAGTGGTGGCGTTAGTATGTGGCTTGATTTGGGGTGCAATTCCTTTGGTTGGAGGCATTTGGCTCATACTGTAAGTTCTTTTAGAAATGCCTTCCCCTGTACATGTTTGCtctattttgttcattattgtacTAGATTCTCAGTGAGGTAAATGTGTTCAACTTTACCTTAAATCATTTGTCTAGGAGTTCTCTTCTTGTCACTGCATTTGCCACTCTAAATTCTTTATTCTATATGGTTATTATTGCCATTTAAGAATATGAAATCTCGTTGTAGCATGTATTGTAGGAATGAGTATTCCCTATGCTCATATATTTTGAATGGAATCCCTCTTATAGTTGTTTCTATGAGTACCCATTTTAATGATGGGAAACCGATTTTGTATAGTTGTCATTTGCCCATATCATATATCTGGATAGGAAAGTTGTGGAAATTTGTCGATGTATTGAATCATTGTTGGGTTTGAACAACTGGTCCAAGTTTCAGCATGAGGATTCTAATTTATGAATCTTGGTTTTAGATTTAGCAAATGAGGATCAAACCATATCTTCTAGATCTCCTTTTAATTCCATTAAATGTAGGTCGATCATATATTTTCTCATTGTTCTACAAGTCAGATTTCTTTTCCTAGTTAGTTCATTGAATTCCATTTCATTGTTGTGAACTGAAAAAGACTGATTGCATTTGCTACGGCGCTGTATTTCTTGATATGAATTCTTTAACTTGGAATTAGTAACTGAGCAGCTTCTGACGACATTGCCAAGGTATGGAGAATTGAACTTTGTATAC
The sequence above is drawn from the Amaranthus tricolor cultivar Red isolate AtriRed21 chromosome 5, ASM2621246v1, whole genome shotgun sequence genome and encodes:
- the LOC130814284 gene encoding uncharacterized protein LOC130814284 isoform X3 encodes the protein MKDKKNAKLNNQHQNGHSASFKLGKLFDPDVTWEKDQLSDVLHWTRQVVALVCGLIWGAIPLVGGIWLILFMALSTAIVYGYYALILKIDEEEYGGHGALLQEGLFASMTLFLLAWILVYSLLHF
- the LOC130814284 gene encoding uncharacterized protein LOC130814284 isoform X4; the encoded protein is MKDKKNAKLNNQHQNGHSASFKLGKLFDPDVTWEKDQLSDVLHWTRQVVALVCGLIWGAIPLVGGIWLILFMALSTAIVYGYYALILKIDEEEYGGHGALLQEGLFASMTLFLDLDLCGILG